Proteins encoded within one genomic window of Mycobacteriales bacterium:
- a CDS encoding ScyD/ScyE family protein translates to MTPDLPDSRRRRPAPALLLLAAALIAVTVPAPAGASPTVPAHRTHLLTSGLHGAVGSTVGPDGALYVVESAAGQISRVDPRTGHRTTFASGLPRRILDTGGAMDVAFVHHRPYVLVTLVSPDVGGSDVDGIYRVDGPGRVTVVADIGAWSLAHPPVPAFFVPTGVQYALQPYRGGFLVTDGHHNRLLRVGLDGDVTELAAFPNVVPTGITIGDRSVYLAQAGPVPHAPSDGRVLRVQPRSGRASEVASGAPLLVDVEFGPGHRLYALSQGHFTPGNPEGSPADPATGALVRVDRDGTLSPVATGLDRPTSLEFIRDTAYVVTLPGEIWTIDSR, encoded by the coding sequence ATGACACCCGACTTGCCGGATAGCCGCCGCCGCCGTCCGGCCCCCGCCCTTCTCCTGCTCGCCGCGGCCCTGATCGCGGTCACGGTGCCGGCTCCCGCCGGGGCGTCCCCGACCGTCCCGGCCCATCGGACCCATCTGCTGACCTCGGGGCTTCATGGCGCCGTGGGCAGCACGGTAGGTCCCGACGGCGCGCTCTATGTCGTCGAGAGCGCGGCCGGGCAGATCTCCCGGGTCGACCCGAGGACCGGGCACAGGACGACGTTCGCGAGCGGTCTGCCCAGGCGGATCCTCGACACCGGAGGCGCGATGGACGTCGCGTTCGTCCATCACCGCCCGTATGTGCTGGTCACCCTGGTCAGCCCCGACGTCGGTGGAAGTGACGTCGACGGGATCTACCGGGTCGACGGGCCGGGCCGGGTCACGGTCGTCGCCGACATCGGTGCGTGGTCCCTGGCTCATCCGCCGGTCCCGGCCTTCTTCGTCCCGACCGGCGTCCAGTACGCCCTCCAGCCCTACCGGGGCGGTTTCCTCGTCACCGACGGCCATCACAACCGCCTGCTTCGGGTCGGGCTCGACGGGGACGTCACGGAACTGGCCGCGTTCCCGAACGTGGTGCCGACCGGCATCACGATCGGCGACAGGTCCGTGTACCTGGCCCAGGCGGGTCCGGTGCCGCATGCTCCCAGCGACGGCAGGGTGCTCAGAGTGCAGCCCCGGTCGGGCCGGGCCAGCGAGGTGGCGTCCGGCGCGCCGCTACTGGTGGACGTCGAGTTCGGCCCGGGCCATCGGCTCTACGCGCTCTCCCAGGGCCACTTCACCCCCGGCAATCCCGAGGGTTCTCCCGCCGACCCGGCCACCGGCGCGCTGGTCCGGGTCGACCGCGACGGCACGCTGTCGCCCGTCGCCACCGGGCTCGACCGGCCGACGTCGCTCGAGTTCATCCGCGACACCGCCTACGTCGTCACTCTTCCCGGGGAGATCTGGACGATCGACAGCCGCTGA